One window from the genome of Paracoccus zhejiangensis encodes:
- the sufB gene encoding Fe-S cluster assembly protein SufB: protein MSETDLEVREGVDRETVETVQNMGSYKYGWDTEIEMEYAPKGVNEDIVRLISQKNEEPEWMTEWRLQAFRRWQTMTEPKWAMLNYPEIDYQDIHYYARPKSMEVKPKSLDEVDPKLLATYEKLGIPLKEQMILAGVEGAENAPAEGRKVAVDAVFDSVSVGTTFKDELAKAGVIFCSISEAIREHPELVKKYLGSVVPQSDNFFATLNSAVFSDGSFVYVPPNTRCPMELSTYFRMNAENTGQFERTLIIADKGSYVSYLEGCTAPKRDTAQLHAAVVEIVILEDAEVKYSTVQNWFPGDEEGKGGIYNFVTKRADCREARAKVMWTQVETGSAITWKYPSCILRGEESSGEFYSIAIANNMQQADTGTKMIHLGKNSRSRIVSKGISAGKAQNTYRGLVSMHPKATNSRNYTQCDSLLIGDKCGAHTVPYIEVKNTSSRVEHEATTSKVDDDQLFYCRSRGMDEEEAVAVIVNGFVREVLQALPMEFAMEAQSLVAISLEGSVG, encoded by the coding sequence ATGAGCGAGACCGATCTTGAGGTGCGCGAGGGCGTCGACCGGGAAACCGTCGAGACCGTGCAGAACATGGGCAGCTATAAATATGGCTGGGACACCGAGATCGAGATGGAATACGCCCCCAAGGGCGTGAACGAGGATATCGTCCGTCTGATCTCGCAGAAGAATGAAGAACCGGAATGGATGACCGAGTGGCGGCTGCAGGCCTTCCGCCGCTGGCAGACCATGACCGAACCGAAATGGGCGATGCTGAACTATCCCGAGATCGATTATCAGGATATTCACTACTATGCCCGCCCGAAAAGCATGGAAGTGAAGCCGAAGTCGCTGGACGAGGTCGATCCCAAGCTGCTGGCGACTTATGAAAAGCTGGGCATCCCGCTGAAGGAACAGATGATCCTTGCAGGCGTCGAGGGTGCAGAGAATGCCCCCGCCGAGGGCCGCAAGGTCGCCGTGGATGCGGTCTTTGACTCTGTCAGCGTCGGCACCACCTTCAAGGACGAACTTGCCAAGGCCGGGGTCATCTTCTGCTCGATCTCCGAGGCGATCCGCGAGCATCCCGAACTGGTGAAGAAATACCTGGGTTCGGTCGTGCCGCAATCGGACAACTTCTTCGCCACGCTGAACTCGGCAGTCTTTTCCGACGGCTCCTTCGTCTATGTGCCGCCGAACACCCGCTGCCCGATGGAGCTGTCGACCTATTTCCGCATGAACGCGGAAAACACCGGCCAGTTCGAGCGCACGCTGATCATCGCCGACAAGGGCAGCTATGTCAGCTATCTGGAGGGTTGCACCGCGCCCAAGCGCGACACCGCGCAGCTGCACGCCGCCGTGGTCGAGATCGTCATTCTGGAAGATGCCGAGGTGAAATACTCGACCGTTCAGAACTGGTTCCCCGGCGACGAGGAAGGCAAGGGCGGCATCTACAACTTCGTCACCAAACGCGCCGATTGCCGCGAGGCCCGCGCGAAGGTGATGTGGACGCAGGTCGAGACCGGATCGGCGATCACCTGGAAATACCCCTCCTGCATCCTGCGCGGCGAGGAAAGCAGCGGCGAATTCTACTCGATCGCCATCGCCAATAACATGCAGCAGGCCGATACCGGCACCAAGATGATCCATTTGGGCAAGAATTCGCGCTCGCGGATCGTGTCCAAGGGCATCTCGGCGGGCAAGGCGCAGAACACCTATCGCGGTCTGGTGTCGATGCACCCCAAGGCCACGAACAGCCGCAACTATACCCAGTGCGACAGCCTGCTGATCGGCGACAAATGCGGTGCGCATACCGTGCCCTATATCGAGGTGAAGAACACCTCGAGCCGGGTAGAGCACGAGGCGACCACCTCGAAGGTCGATGATGACCAGCTGTTCTACTGCCGCTCGCGCGGGATGGACGAGGAAGAGGCGGTGGCGGTGATCGTCAACGGCTTCGTCCGCGAGGTGCTGCAGGCGCTGCCGATGGAGTTCGCCATGGAGGCGCAGAGCCTTGTGGCGATCAGCCTTGAGGGTTCGGTCGGATAA
- a CDS encoding isocitrate lyase/PEP mutase family protein — MTDQLRKFQQFKALHEGEAAFVIPNPWDAGTARLLASLGFAALATTSAGYAFAKGKRDSAASLSRDEILENASEIVAATDLPVSADLEDGFGTDPETCAETIRLAAGIGLVGGSIEDATGDPAAPIHEFDIAVDRIRAAAEASQGQPFLLTARAENFLRGRSDLADTIRRLQAFAEAGADVLYAPGLPDLESIRTVCRSVDRPVNVVICLSGPSHSVDDLSEAGVRRISVGGSFARAALGALMRAAEEVRTRGTFTYAA; from the coding sequence ATGACCGACCAGCTTAGGAAATTCCAGCAGTTCAAGGCGCTGCACGAAGGCGAGGCCGCCTTCGTCATCCCCAACCCCTGGGATGCCGGCACCGCCCGGCTGCTCGCCAGTCTCGGCTTCGCGGCGCTGGCAACGACCAGTGCCGGCTATGCCTTCGCCAAAGGCAAGCGCGATTCCGCGGCCAGCCTCAGCCGCGACGAAATCCTGGAAAATGCATCCGAAATTGTCGCCGCCACCGATCTTCCGGTCAGCGCGGATCTCGAGGACGGGTTTGGCACGGATCCCGAAACCTGCGCCGAGACCATTCGGCTCGCCGCCGGGATCGGCCTTGTCGGCGGCTCTATCGAGGATGCGACCGGCGATCCCGCCGCACCGATCCACGAGTTCGACATCGCGGTCGACCGCATCCGCGCCGCTGCCGAGGCCAGTCAGGGACAACCCTTCCTGCTGACTGCTCGGGCCGAGAATTTCCTCCGCGGCCGGTCCGACCTCGCCGATACCATCCGCCGCCTGCAGGCCTTTGCCGAGGCCGGCGCCGATGTGCTCTATGCGCCGGGCCTGCCCGATCTCGAGTCGATCCGCACGGTCTGTCGCTCGGTGGACCGGCCGGTGAATGTGGTCATATGCCTCTCCGGACCCAGCCATTCCGTGGACGATCTGTCCGAGGCCGGGGTGCGCAGGATCAGCGTCGGCGGCTCCTTCGCCCGCGCCGCGCTTGGCGCGCTGATGCGCGCGGCCGAGGAAGTCAGGACACGGGGCACCTTTACCTATGCTGCCTAA
- a CDS encoding SufB/SufD family protein, with protein MSDVAVKAKDAAPPAGGASKTADALAARLDVLTLPKGGFTAAARADALARLQAMGLPGPRDEYWRYTDPRAFNAPIPAPIPIEDKAPDSPLFIDLDAIRLIFVDGVFDAAESSDLSGEGLEIDLLSQADQSGSHWAADLYGVLETAGQTPVKRPFAALNTLAAAEGVLIRVTGKPSKPVHILHRRASAEADVTWHHVIRLEEGAELTLLETGMVGARSNGMIEADLAKGAKLHHIAAKRAGHQKLGFSATFARVAAEAQFKSFNLSVNGTLMRHEGVIEFVGDDAVAHIAAAVLGDGAKGPFHHDDTVFVTHGAERCESRQVFKKVLKNGAKGVFQGKILVKPGAQKTDGYQISQALLLDEDSQFLAKPELEIYADDVVCSHGSTTGALDETALFYLRSRGVPKERAIVLLVLSFLADALAEVEDEDLRSQINGRLEAWLTRRAKV; from the coding sequence ATGTCTGACGTCGCCGTCAAGGCCAAGGATGCCGCGCCGCCTGCCGGTGGTGCGAGCAAGACCGCCGATGCGCTGGCCGCGCGGCTGGATGTGCTGACCCTGCCCAAGGGCGGCTTTACCGCCGCCGCGCGCGCCGATGCGCTGGCCCGTCTGCAGGCGATGGGCCTGCCCGGCCCGCGCGACGAATACTGGCGCTATACCGATCCGCGCGCCTTCAACGCGCCCATTCCCGCACCGATCCCGATCGAGGACAAGGCACCGGATTCGCCGCTGTTCATCGATCTCGACGCGATCCGTCTGATCTTCGTCGATGGCGTATTCGACGCGGCAGAAAGCTCGGATCTTTCGGGCGAGGGGCTGGAAATCGACCTGCTGTCGCAGGCCGACCAGTCGGGTAGCCATTGGGCCGCCGATCTTTACGGCGTGCTGGAAACCGCCGGCCAGACTCCGGTCAAGCGGCCCTTCGCGGCGCTGAACACCTTGGCCGCTGCCGAGGGCGTGTTGATCCGCGTCACCGGCAAGCCGTCAAAGCCGGTCCATATCCTGCACCGCCGCGCCAGTGCCGAGGCCGATGTCACATGGCATCACGTCATCCGACTGGAAGAGGGGGCAGAGTTGACGCTGCTGGAAACCGGCATGGTCGGCGCGCGCAGCAATGGCATGATCGAGGCTGATCTGGCCAAGGGCGCCAAGCTGCACCACATCGCCGCCAAGCGGGCAGGGCATCAGAAGCTGGGCTTCTCGGCCACCTTCGCGCGGGTCGCCGCCGAGGCGCAATTCAAGAGCTTCAACCTTTCGGTCAACGGCACGCTGATGCGCCACGAGGGCGTGATCGAGTTCGTCGGCGACGACGCGGTGGCCCATATCGCCGCCGCCGTACTGGGCGACGGGGCCAAGGGCCCGTTCCACCACGACGACACGGTTTTCGTGACCCACGGGGCCGAACGCTGCGAAAGCCGGCAGGTCTTCAAGAAGGTGCTGAAGAACGGCGCCAAGGGCGTGTTCCAGGGCAAGATCCTGGTCAAGCCCGGCGCGCAGAAGACCGACGGCTACCAGATCAGCCAAGCGCTGCTTCTGGACGAGGACAGCCAGTTCCTCGCCAAGCCCGAGTTGGAAATCTATGCCGATGACGTGGTTTGCAGCCACGGCTCGACCACCGGCGCGCTGGACGAAACGGCGCTGTTCTATCTGCGCTCGCGCGGGGTTCCGAAGGAACGCGCCATCGTCCTCTTGGTGCTGTCCTTCCTGGCCGACGCCTTGGCCGAGGTCGAGGACGAGGACCTGCGCAGCCAGATCAATGGCCGGTTGGAAGCATGGCTGACGCGCCGCGCCAAGGTATAG
- a CDS encoding cysteine desulfurase, with the protein MSFDLQTIRADFPILSRQVNGKPLVYLDNGASAQKPRQVIDAITRAYEGEYANVHRGLHFLSNLATDNYERVRAIIAKFLNAPREDEIIFTSGATEAINLVSYGWAAPNLQAGDEIVLSVLEHHANIVPWNFLRERQGVVLKWVEPEPDGSLPPEKVLAAVGPKTKLIAVTHMSNVTGTVVDVAAIARGTDVPVLVDGSQASVHMPVDLKTLGVDFYCITGHKLYGPSGSGAIWIARDRQSEMRPFMGGGDMIKTVTRDAVTYADPPLKFEAGTPGIVNQIGLGAALEYLMDIGMENIAAHEKKLRDRTRDKLRALNWLNVQGDAPGKGAIFSMTMEGAHAHDISTILDKRGIAVRAGSHCAMPLMDFYGITASARASFAMYNTEAEVDALIDGLGFCRELFG; encoded by the coding sequence ATGAGCTTTGATCTTCAGACCATCCGCGCCGATTTCCCCATCCTGTCGCGGCAGGTGAACGGCAAGCCACTGGTCTACCTGGACAATGGCGCCAGCGCCCAGAAGCCCCGGCAGGTGATCGACGCCATCACCCGCGCCTATGAGGGCGAATATGCCAATGTCCATCGCGGGCTGCATTTCCTCTCGAACCTCGCCACCGACAATTACGAGCGGGTGCGGGCGATCATCGCCAAATTCCTGAACGCCCCGCGCGAGGACGAGATCATCTTCACCTCGGGCGCGACCGAGGCGATCAACCTGGTCAGCTATGGCTGGGCCGCGCCGAACCTGCAGGCGGGCGACGAGATCGTGCTGTCGGTGCTGGAACATCACGCCAATATTGTGCCCTGGAACTTCCTGCGCGAGCGGCAGGGCGTGGTGCTGAAATGGGTCGAGCCCGAGCCCGATGGCAGCCTGCCGCCGGAAAAGGTGCTGGCGGCGGTGGGGCCGAAGACCAAGCTGATCGCCGTTACCCACATGTCGAACGTGACCGGCACGGTGGTTGATGTGGCGGCGATCGCGCGCGGCACCGATGTACCCGTGCTGGTTGATGGCTCGCAGGCCTCGGTTCACATGCCGGTCGATCTCAAGACGCTTGGCGTCGATTTCTACTGCATCACCGGGCACAAGCTTTATGGTCCCTCGGGGTCGGGCGCGATCTGGATCGCGCGGGATCGCCAGAGCGAGATGCGCCCCTTCATGGGCGGTGGAGACATGATCAAGACGGTGACGCGCGATGCAGTCACCTATGCCGACCCGCCGCTGAAATTCGAGGCCGGCACACCCGGCATCGTCAACCAGATCGGTCTGGGCGCGGCGCTGGAATACCTGATGGATATCGGCATGGAGAACATCGCCGCCCATGAGAAGAAGCTGCGCGACCGCACCCGTGACAAGCTGCGCGCGCTGAACTGGCTGAACGTGCAGGGCGACGCGCCGGGCAAGGGCGCGATCTTCTCGATGACGATGGAGGGCGCGCATGCGCATGACATCTCGACCATCCTCGACAAGCGGGGGATCGCGGTGCGCGCGGGCAGCCATTGCGCCATGCCGCTGATGGACTTCTATGGCATCACCGCCAGCGCCCGCGCCAGCTTTGCCATGTACAACACCGAGGCCGAGGTGGATGCGCTGATCGATGGTCTGGGCTTCTGCCGGGAACTGTTCGGCTGA
- a CDS encoding YifB family Mg chelatase-like AAA ATPase yields MVAIAYSVAFEGVEARLVEVQCSVSPGLPGFSIVGLPDKAVSEARERVRAAFDALSVALPSRRITVNLSPADLPKEGSHFDLPIALAVLAAIEVIPHDELGRCVALGELALDGRLVAVSGALPAAMAAAEEDRALICPAPCGPEAAWVETVPVLAPSTLREAVDHLTDRTPLIPARPGTVITPALNRCMSEVRGQERAKRAIEIAAAGRHHLLMVGPPGAGKSMLAARLPGLLPPLTPAEALETSMIHSLAGTLTDGGIPRHAPMREPHHTASMAAIVGGGRSAKPGEISLAHNGVLFLDEFPEFSRPVLETLRQPIETGEVVVARANAHIRYPCRFQLIAAANPCRCGHLADPARACARVPACGADYMGKISGPLMDRFDLRIEVPQVSFLDLDLPADGETSATIALRIAAARSVQTRRFEGRSSARVNAEASGAILDEIAAPDAEGRALILKASERLGLSARGYHRILRTARTIADLDASEAVRVNHLAEAISYRLPFLAGG; encoded by the coding sequence ATGGTCGCGATCGCCTATTCGGTCGCCTTCGAGGGGGTCGAGGCCCGGCTGGTCGAGGTGCAATGCTCGGTCTCGCCGGGCTTGCCCGGCTTTTCCATCGTCGGCCTGCCCGACAAGGCGGTCAGCGAGGCGCGCGAACGGGTGCGGGCGGCCTTCGACGCGCTGTCGGTGGCGCTACCCAGCCGGCGGATCACGGTGAACCTCTCGCCCGCCGACCTGCCGAAAGAGGGTTCGCATTTCGACCTGCCGATCGCACTGGCGGTGCTGGCCGCGATCGAGGTGATTCCCCATGACGAGCTGGGCCGCTGCGTCGCGTTGGGCGAACTGGCGCTCGACGGTCGGCTGGTCGCCGTCTCGGGCGCGCTGCCCGCCGCCATGGCCGCAGCCGAAGAGGATCGCGCCCTGATCTGCCCCGCCCCCTGCGGTCCCGAGGCCGCATGGGTCGAGACGGTCCCGGTGTTGGCGCCTTCGACCCTGCGCGAAGCCGTCGACCACCTGACCGACCGGACCCCGCTGATCCCGGCCCGGCCCGGCACCGTCATCACCCCGGCGCTGAACCGCTGCATGTCCGAGGTGCGCGGCCAGGAACGCGCCAAGCGCGCCATCGAGATCGCCGCCGCCGGCCGCCATCACCTCTTGATGGTCGGCCCGCCCGGCGCCGGCAAATCCATGCTGGCCGCCCGCCTGCCGGGCCTCTTGCCGCCGCTGACCCCGGCCGAGGCGCTGGAAACTTCGATGATCCATTCGCTGGCCGGTACCCTCACGGATGGCGGCATCCCCCGCCACGCCCCGATGCGCGAACCCCATCACACCGCCTCGATGGCCGCCATCGTCGGCGGTGGCCGCAGCGCCAAGCCGGGCGAGATCAGCCTTGCCCATAACGGCGTGCTGTTTCTGGACGAGTTTCCCGAATTCTCGCGCCCGGTGCTGGAAACCCTGCGCCAGCCGATCGAGACCGGCGAGGTGGTGGTGGCCCGCGCCAATGCCCATATCCGCTATCCCTGCCGCTTCCAGCTGATCGCCGCCGCCAATCCCTGCCGCTGCGGCCACCTGGCCGACCCGGCCCGCGCCTGCGCCCGCGTTCCGGCCTGCGGCGCCGACTACATGGGCAAGATCTCCGGTCCGCTGATGGATCGCTTCGACCTCAGGATCGAGGTGCCGCAGGTCAGCTTCCTGGATCTCGATCTGCCGGCGGATGGCGAGACTTCGGCCACCATCGCCCTGCGCATCGCCGCCGCCCGCAGCGTCCAGACGCGCCGCTTCGAGGGCCGGTCGAGCGCAAGGGTGAATGCCGAGGCCTCGGGCGCGATTCTCGACGAGATCGCGGCCCCTGATGCCGAGGGCCGGGCGCTAATCCTGAAAGCCTCGGAACGCCTCGGCCTCTCGGCCCGCGGGTATCACCGCATCCTGCGCACCGCCCGCACCATCGCCGACCTGGACGCCAGCGAGGCCGTGCGGGTGAACCATCTGGCAGAGGCGATCAGCTATCGCCTGCCCTTCCTCGCCGGTGGCTGA
- the coaBC gene encoding bifunctional phosphopantothenoylcysteine decarboxylase/phosphopantothenate--cysteine ligase CoaBC — protein MDGKRILLIIGGGIAAYKIPALIRLFKREGAAVTPVLTRAGAQFTTPMTVSVLAGEAVHEDLFDISNEAEIGHIALTRNADLVVVAPATADMMAKMANGLADDLASTLLLASNKKVLVAPAMNVRMWLHPATQRNLAQLKADGILTVGPDRGEMACGEFGAGRMSEPEEILEAARGLLGEAPRSAGLLRLTPEIRVATGPLSGKHVIVTSGPTHEPIDPVRYIANRSSGAQGTAIAAALRDLGARVSFVTGPATVPPPEGVDVIGVETAQAMRDAVAAALPADAAVMAAAVADWRVENASQSKIKKDGMGNFPVLSFAENPDILAWVSQLTEGRPQLVVGFAAETDDVVAHATAKRLRKQADWIVANDVSPATGIMGGTENAVTVIRDDGATEWPRMAKDAVARRLADEIAKALA, from the coding sequence ATGGACGGAAAACGCATCCTGCTGATCATCGGCGGCGGCATCGCGGCCTACAAGATTCCGGCGCTGATCCGGCTGTTCAAGCGCGAGGGCGCGGCGGTGACGCCGGTGCTGACCCGCGCCGGCGCACAGTTCACGACGCCGATGACGGTCTCGGTTCTGGCCGGCGAGGCGGTGCATGAGGATCTGTTCGACATCTCGAACGAGGCCGAGATCGGCCATATCGCCCTGACCCGCAATGCCGATCTGGTCGTCGTTGCGCCGGCCACCGCCGACATGATGGCAAAGATGGCGAACGGGCTGGCGGATGACCTGGCTTCGACCCTGCTTCTGGCCTCGAACAAGAAGGTGCTGGTGGCGCCGGCGATGAATGTGCGTATGTGGCTGCATCCGGCGACGCAGCGCAATTTGGCGCAGTTGAAGGCCGATGGCATCCTGACCGTCGGGCCGGACCGGGGCGAGATGGCCTGTGGCGAGTTCGGCGCCGGCCGCATGTCCGAGCCAGAGGAAATTCTGGAGGCGGCGCGGGGTCTCTTGGGCGAGGCCCCGCGCAGCGCCGGGCTGTTGCGGCTGACGCCCGAGATCCGGGTCGCGACCGGCCCGCTGAGCGGCAAGCATGTCATTGTGACCTCGGGGCCGACCCACGAGCCGATCGACCCGGTGCGCTACATTGCCAACCGCTCGTCCGGGGCGCAGGGGACGGCGATTGCGGCGGCACTGAGGGATCTTGGCGCGCGGGTCAGTTTCGTGACCGGCCCGGCGACGGTGCCGCCGCCCGAGGGGGTCGATGTGATCGGCGTTGAGACAGCGCAGGCGATGCGCGATGCAGTGGCGGCGGCGCTGCCGGCGGATGCGGCGGTGATGGCGGCGGCGGTGGCTGACTGGCGGGTCGAGAATGCCAGCCAGTCGAAGATAAAGAAGGACGGCATGGGTAATTTCCCGGTGCTGAGCTTTGCCGAGAATCCCGATATTCTCGCCTGGGTCAGCCAGTTGACCGAGGGCCGGCCGCAGCTTGTCGTGGGCTTTGCCGCCGAGACCGATGACGTGGTTGCGCACGCGACCGCGAAGCGGCTGCGCAAGCAGGCCGACTGGATCGTCGCCAATGATGTCAGCCCGGCGACCGGGATCATGGGTGGCACGGAAAACGCCGTGACGGTGATCCGCGACGATGGCGCGACGGAATGGCCGCGCATGGCGAAGGATGCGGTGGCGCGGCGTCTGGCCGACGAGATCGCCAAGGCGCTGGCATGA
- a CDS encoding cysteine desulfurase family protein — protein MSRHYLDWNATTPLRPEVKAAMVEAMEIAGNPSSVHSEGRAAKMLLERSREALATALGAEGADVIFTSGTTEAAAMVLPGRGIHCAPAEHSAIKVWCEQDLAVDQDGIISVPDPGRATLQLANNETGVMQDLPQGLGSSDLTQAFGKVPFAFNWLGVTAGFVSAHKLGGPKGIGALILKKGTEIEALIRGGGQEQGRRAGTENLIGIAGFAAAATAAQRELEDGTWERVAELRDGLEARILAASPGAMIAGKGARRLPNTTCVLTSGWKGETQVMQMDLAGFAISAGSACSSGKVRASGVLQAMGYSDSDAASAIRVSLGPATTADEVNRFANAWESAYSRWRDRHG, from the coding sequence ATGAGCCGGCACTACCTCGACTGGAACGCCACCACGCCGCTGCGCCCCGAGGTCAAGGCGGCGATGGTCGAGGCGATGGAGATCGCGGGTAACCCGTCATCGGTCCATAGCGAGGGGCGGGCGGCCAAGATGCTGCTGGAACGCTCGCGCGAGGCTTTGGCGACGGCTCTGGGGGCCGAAGGGGCGGATGTGATCTTCACCTCCGGCACGACCGAGGCGGCGGCGATGGTGCTGCCGGGGCGCGGGATCCACTGCGCGCCGGCCGAGCACAGCGCCATCAAGGTCTGGTGCGAGCAGGATCTGGCGGTGGATCAGGACGGCATCATCTCCGTGCCCGATCCGGGCCGCGCGACGCTGCAACTGGCGAATAACGAAACCGGGGTGATGCAGGATCTGCCGCAGGGGCTGGGCTCCAGCGACCTGACCCAGGCCTTCGGCAAGGTGCCTTTCGCCTTCAACTGGCTGGGCGTCACCGCCGGTTTCGTCAGCGCGCACAAGCTGGGCGGTCCCAAGGGCATCGGCGCATTGATCCTGAAGAAGGGCACCGAGATCGAGGCGCTGATTCGCGGCGGCGGGCAGGAACAGGGCCGTCGGGCCGGAACCGAGAACCTGATCGGCATTGCCGGCTTTGCCGCCGCCGCCACGGCGGCGCAGCGCGAGCTGGAGGATGGCACATGGGAGCGCGTGGCCGAGCTGCGCGACGGGCTGGAGGCGCGGATACTGGCGGCTTCCCCCGGCGCAATGATCGCCGGAAAAGGGGCGCGGCGCTTGCCCAACACCACCTGCGTTCTTACATCCGGTTGGAAGGGTGAAACGCAGGTCATGCAGATGGATCTGGCGGGCTTTGCCATTTCGGCGGGTTCGGCCTGTTCCTCGGGCAAGGTCCGGGCCAGCGGCGTCTTGCAGGCGATGGGTTATTCGGATAGCGACGCCGCCTCGGCCATCCGCGTTTCCCTTGGGCCCGCCACAACGGCGGATGAGGTGAATCGCTTTGCGAATGCGTGGGAATCAGCGTATTCGCGGTGGCGCGACAGACATGGCTGA
- the sufC gene encoding Fe-S cluster assembly ATPase SufC, whose amino-acid sequence MLKIDNLHVKLEDHDKQILKGLSLEVPAGQVHAIMGPNGSGKSTLSYVLSGRDGYEVTEGAASLDGQDLLEMEPEERAAAGLFLAFQYPVEIPGVGNMTFLRTAVNAQRKRRGEEEMSAGDFLKVVREKAKALKIDAEMLKRPVNVGFSGGEKKRNEILQMAMLEPRMCIMDETDSGLDVDAMRLVADGVNALRSPDRSFLVITHYQRLLDHIQPDVVHIMADGRIIRSGGPELALEVEKNGYGDLLTEAG is encoded by the coding sequence ATGCTGAAAATCGACAATCTGCACGTGAAGCTGGAAGACCATGACAAGCAGATCCTGAAGGGTCTGTCGCTGGAAGTTCCGGCCGGTCAGGTCCATGCGATCATGGGGCCGAACGGCTCGGGCAAGTCGACGCTCTCCTATGTGCTGTCGGGCCGCGATGGCTATGAAGTGACCGAGGGTGCGGCCAGCCTCGACGGGCAGGACCTCCTGGAAATGGAGCCCGAGGAACGTGCTGCTGCCGGCCTGTTCCTGGCCTTCCAGTATCCGGTCGAGATCCCGGGCGTTGGCAATATGACCTTCCTGCGCACGGCGGTGAACGCGCAGCGCAAGCGCCGTGGCGAAGAGGAAATGTCGGCGGGCGATTTCCTCAAGGTCGTGCGCGAGAAGGCCAAGGCGCTGAAGATCGACGCCGAGATGCTGAAGCGTCCGGTGAACGTGGGCTTCTCGGGCGGCGAGAAGAAGCGCAACGAGATCCTGCAGATGGCCATGCTGGAGCCGCGCATGTGCATCATGGACGAGACCGACTCGGGTCTTGATGTCGATGCGATGCGGCTGGTGGCAGACGGCGTGAACGCGCTGCGCTCGCCGGATCGCAGCTTCCTTGTCATCACCCATTACCAGCGTCTGCTGGACCATATCCAGCCCGACGTGGTGCACATCATGGCCGATGGCCGGATTATCCGCTCGGGCGGGCCGGAACTGGCGCTGGAAGTCGAGAAGAACGGCTATGGCGATCTCTTGACGGAGGCCGGTTGA
- a CDS encoding YIP1 family protein gives MNGLDFRALVGLTLRSPMAAGREVLAADLPMAARWASAVLVVSLAAILAWVTAAMLPAAPEGEPSPFAWFGRQPLLLAGFQLVALTVTAGLMSGVGRLFGGEGRFEDALILTVWLEAILLLVQALQIVLMPFSSDLAAMLGIAAAGMFFYLTVQFTKLLHGFRSGWKVLLVMLATMLALGFVLSFIAAAFGLMPEVQP, from the coding sequence ATGAACGGGCTGGATTTTCGGGCATTGGTCGGGCTGACATTGCGCAGCCCCATGGCGGCAGGCCGCGAAGTGCTGGCCGCCGACCTGCCCATGGCGGCGCGTTGGGCCTCGGCCGTGCTGGTCGTCTCGCTGGCGGCGATCCTTGCCTGGGTCACGGCGGCGATGCTGCCGGCGGCACCCGAGGGCGAGCCCTCGCCCTTCGCCTGGTTCGGGCGCCAGCCGTTGTTGCTGGCCGGCTTCCAACTGGTCGCGCTGACGGTGACTGCCGGGCTGATGTCCGGGGTCGGGCGTCTGTTCGGTGGCGAGGGCCGGTTCGAGGATGCGCTGATCCTGACCGTCTGGCTCGAGGCGATCCTGCTGCTGGTGCAGGCGCTGCAGATCGTTCTGATGCCGTTTTCCTCGGATCTCGCAGCCATGCTGGGCATCGCCGCAGCGGGGATGTTCTTCTATCTGACCGTGCAATTCACCAAGCTGCTGCACGGCTTCCGTAGTGGCTGGAAGGTGCTTCTGGTGATGCTGGCAACGATGCTCGCGCTGGGTTTCGTGCTGTCCTTCATCGCCGCCGCCTTCGGCCTGATGCCCGAGGTGCAGCCATGA